One genomic window of Rhizomicrobium sp. includes the following:
- the rodA gene encoding rod shape-determining protein RodA — translation MTTRPYAAMRRTLSVVDKLYEVNWGMVLLITIVACVGFAMLYSVAGGNLSPWATPQILRFVAGFAILVAVSVVDIRTWLSLAYPFYGASLVLLIGVVIAGHVGKGAERWITLGPLGLQPSELMKIALVLALARFLHGKSVEDISKPANLGLALAMIGIPAVFVVLQPNLGTTLIILMDGASLLFLAGLSWWWIAPAITAVAVAVPTAWQFVLHDYQKRRVLTFLDPESDALGAGWNITQAKIAIGSGGATGKGFLGGTQSKLNFLPEKHTDFIFTNFAEEFGFVGSIALLILFAVIIGYGVQIAASARSQFGRLLAMGLTLNFFFYIMINASMVMGLIPVVGIPMPLISYGGSAMFSVMFGFGLLMSVHVHRQVEIPRHSGGII, via the coding sequence ATGACCACCCGCCCCTATGCCGCGATGCGGCGCACGCTCAGCGTCGTGGACAAGCTCTACGAGGTGAACTGGGGCATGGTGCTCCTGATCACCATCGTCGCCTGCGTCGGCTTCGCGATGCTCTATTCGGTGGCGGGCGGCAATCTTTCGCCCTGGGCGACGCCGCAGATCCTGCGCTTCGTCGCCGGCTTCGCGATCCTGGTCGCGGTGTCGGTGGTCGACATCCGCACCTGGCTGAGCCTCGCTTATCCCTTCTATGGCGCCTCGCTCGTGCTCCTGATCGGGGTGGTGATCGCCGGCCATGTCGGCAAGGGCGCCGAGCGCTGGATCACGCTGGGGCCGCTGGGGCTGCAACCCTCCGAGCTGATGAAAATCGCCCTGGTGCTCGCGCTCGCGCGCTTTCTCCATGGCAAGAGCGTCGAGGACATCTCCAAGCCCGCCAATCTCGGCCTGGCGCTGGCGATGATCGGCATTCCGGCGGTGTTCGTAGTCTTGCAGCCCAATCTCGGAACCACGCTGATCATTCTGATGGATGGCGCGTCGCTGCTGTTCCTGGCCGGGCTGTCCTGGTGGTGGATCGCGCCGGCGATCACCGCGGTCGCGGTGGCGGTGCCGACGGCCTGGCAATTCGTGCTGCACGACTACCAGAAGCGCCGCGTTCTGACCTTCCTGGACCCGGAATCCGACGCGCTGGGCGCGGGCTGGAACATCACCCAGGCCAAGATCGCGATCGGCTCGGGCGGCGCCACCGGCAAGGGCTTCCTCGGCGGCACGCAGAGCAAGCTGAACTTCCTGCCCGAGAAGCACACCGATTTCATCTTCACGAATTTCGCCGAGGAGTTCGGCTTCGTCGGCTCGATCGCGCTTTTGATCCTGTTCGCGGTGATCATCGGCTATGGCGTGCAGATCGCGGCCAGCGCGCGCAGCCAGTTCGGCCGCCTCCTCGCCATGGGCCTGACGCTCAACTTCTTCTTCTACATCATGATCAACGCCTCGATGGTCATGGGCCTGATCCCGGTGGTCGGCATTCCGATGCCGCTGATCTCCTATGGCGGCTCGGCGATGTTCTCGGTGATGTTCGGCTTCGGCCTCCTGATGAGCGTGCACGTCCACCGCCA